The following are encoded in a window of Cucurbita pepo subsp. pepo cultivar mu-cu-16 chromosome LG12, ASM280686v2, whole genome shotgun sequence genomic DNA:
- the LOC111807464 gene encoding protein TIME FOR COFFEE-like isoform X2, which yields MDRNREARRTTTNMAASNGLSRRRYRTSSLRDSPEDDGQLELQDTVRLRDRGSGKKDRDRDRDRDRDRDRERDRLSRSKRRRADRLIHGGSNREDGGEDSSEESVNDEEDEEDDDGGGGGGGGGASVRMLPPNPAAILSHRKTFPPAKSFRAAPSWKAADEMIGVSVPRKARSASTKRSHECWPAATGGGTVIEAINRQASTSPVRPSLTAMAATFQPPASPSSSNAPVRKKLQTGPKLRPLKSSSKPSSTAQDEIEIEIAEVLYGMMRQPQGPPKQEPSTTDSMKFDSKSTTDAKSRVSSPISNSSDLPTPSILPQNSSSSVTPISTTAPKRKRPRPVKYDDENTATFSLRNSPISSRAKAEADQPPTNAEIPSSNVDKVSGSAGENVVSNESANSLALPESRPESMKVDATSAMPNSKPLTEESDGKDLGSSKEEPQSPLKESNGPRLEDKREDMTATKSNSSTFDAENQRDDKYKIDLMAPPPLRASPEREGEIDFVAVDAKPMVIDADTEMKPLINEDDKGTIRLGGAKEALNVESKAIPAEEADSKNPIACKDRNFDLQLDLVKTIDRDGPNKLHQHVQKQLPQPSSEKAGSAVQAGSLPLPMSLPGWPSGLPPMGYVAPLPGVVSVDGSALPAAAMQPPNFLFPQPRPKRCATHFYIARNILYHQQIARMNPFWPAAAGSASLFGAKHGNLSIVPSTDLQGNLPKSGVNAMQDKGQSLGMFTGHAGKDRGSQAVNVVDASQRKQILLQQALPPGAPSNILHGPAFILPLSQQQQAAVATSVRPVSVKSPPPGGNANGSVASNASNPASVSTSPAAAMSFNYSGVPGNEPQYLAILQNNGYTYPIPAHVGAPPAYRGSHAHSMPFFNGSFYSSQMLHPSQLQQQPPPQSHPNQQGPQNANTANGSSSSQKNMSNQQQRPHGSSFSGNFQGFPASRNQPSQSQHPQQQQNHASHQTRQHESEIGGEDSPSTADSRVNLANLSVYGPNFPMPMHTPNFAMMPPASMVAAGGAPIDKKQQPQQQSQGSKGLEQSQTIPLSFAPNGAPNAPGLDLSSLSPNHPIFQSLPEITRQGYHQIMAAAAAQVAQQKKNYRVAEEGKTTHSSVGEDERKNMSVKAPPTVGQSIAFSRTDLAETLISSMPAGAAVDSSARTLKLGSTARASGSVMPSGMSTVNMCGSQHQLQRNHHHQQQQQQQQMIQLQKQQQYAAAAAAVARTKTSATNNGNVYAEHPPASSMAAKFPNALSSFSQNLVPSNSNSPAQSPQWKNSVRTTSSQVPTPPHSSSNTSSIKNLPQQQQQQGRPQQNHSQISFGASSKSTAQSQGQQPASSNHPQSPGMIGSPTNSSLSKGAGGSPRTATSGSMSHKVGQSSSLSSQQTKHPTSMPPQKLSPAGGRNVTSILGNNQMTSSSSGTKLSQQSQQQQQQQQQQQQQQQQQQQHLSKQSLQQAQVLFPYMQAQVSHSSSSPTASPSSGYYPRRRPEQQSQLQGSGGTSSNGMLSLCHPVTHGGNSTTDPAKAVAAAAAGTANNMKGGSLSTQAILHPAQFAAAQSSGNPHQLVPAGFPYVHTAAVQVKSTEQKQPAGG from the exons ATGGATAGGAACAGAGAAGCTAGAAGGACGACGACGAACATGGCGGCCTCCAACGGGCTCTCTAGACGGAGATACAGGACTAGTAGTCTCCGTGACTCTCCAG AGGATGATGGACAGTTGGAGTTACAGGATACCGTAAGATTAAGAGATCGAGGTAGCGGGAAGAAAGATCGAGATCGAGATAGGGATAGAGACAGAGATCGGGACCGTGAAAGAGATCGGCTAAGTAGGAGCAAGAGGAGGAGAGCCGATAGATTGATTCATGGTGGTAGCAATAGGGAAGATGGAGGTGAAGATAGTTCTGAGGAGAGTGTAAATGacgaagaggatgaagaagacgacgatggcggcggtggtggtggtggtggtggagcgTCCGTCAGAATGCTTCCGCCAAATCCGGCGGCGATCTTGAGCCATCGGAAGACTTTTCCACCGGCGAAGAGTTTCAGAGCAGCACCATCGTGGAAAGCAGCCGATGAAATGATTGGTGTGTCGGTGCCGAGAAAAGCCCGGTCAG CCTCGACGAAACGGTCTCATGAATGTTGGCCAGCAGCGACGGGCGGCGGAACGGTTATAGAGGCCATTAACCGGCAGGCTTCAACATCGCCAGTGAGGCCAAGTCTTACAGCAATGGCGGCGACGTTTCAGCCTCCAGCCTCGCCTTCTTCTTCCAATGCTCCGGTGAGGAAGAAGCTG CAAACCGGACCTAAACTCCGGCCGCTCAAATCCTCCTCAAAACCATCATCCACGGCTCAAGACGAGATCGAGATCGAGATTGCTGAAGTCTTGTACGGTATGATGAGACAGCCTCAAGGTCCTCCCAAACAAGAACCCTCTACCACTGATTCCATGAAGTTCGATTCCAAATCAACCACTGATGCCAAATCCAGAGTTTCATCGCCGATTTCCAACTCTTCTGATTTGCCTACCCCTTCCATTTTGCCTCAAAATTCCAGTTCTTCTGTCACTCCGATATCAACCACAG CACCCAAGAGGAAAAGACCGCGTCCTGTGAAGTACGACGACGAGAACACCGCCACCTTCAGCCTTCGGAATAGCCCCATTTCATCAAGAGCCAAAGCTGAGGCCGATCAGCCGCCTACCAACGCCGAGATCCCTTCATCAAATGTGGACAAAGTTTCAGGATCTGCAGGTGAAAATGTAGTTTCAAATGAATCTGCTAATTCTCTGGCTTTACCGGAGTCCCGTCCAGAATCTATGAAGGTGGACGCAACCAGTGCCATGCCCAATTCCAAGCCATTGACTGAAGAATCAGACGGCAAAGATTTGGGTTCTAGCAAGGAAGAACCCCAATCTCCCCTGAAGGAATCAAATGGCCCTAGATTAGAAGATAAGCGAGAGGATATGACAGCGACTAAATc AAATTCATCAACATTCGATGCTGAGAACCAGCGGGATGATAAGTACAAGATAGATCTAATG GCTCCTCCACCATTACGAGCTTCTCCGGAAAGAGAGGGTGAGATTGATTTTGTGGCCGTAGATGCTAAACCTATGGTCATAGATGCAGACACG GAAATGAAGCCTCTGATAAATGAAGACGACAAAGGAACAATCAGACTTGGGGGGGCTAAAGAGGCGCTGAACGTGGAGTCGAAGGCTATACCAGCTGAAGAAGCTGATTCAAAGAATCCCATTGCTTGCAAAGATAGGAATTTTGACCTTCAGCTTGATTTAGTTAAGACGATTGATAGAGATGGCCCCAACAAGCTCCACCAGCATGTGCAGAAACAGCTGCCGCAACCCAGCTCGGAAAAGGCTGGATCTGCCG TACAAGCGGGCTCTCTTCCTTTGCCCATGTCTCTACCTGGCTGGCCAAGTGGGCTGCCTCCTATGGG ATATGTGGCACCACTACCAGGAGTTGTGTCTGTGGATGGAAGCGCTTTGCCTGCTGCTGCCATGCAG CCgccaaatttcctttttcctcaacCTCGGCCGAAGAGGTGTGCTACGCACTTCTACATTGCTCGGAATATATTGTATCATCAACAAATTGCGAGGATGAATCCATTCTGGCCAGCAGCCGCAGGTTCTGCTTCCTTGTTTGGGGCCAAGCATGGTAATCTCAGCATCGTGCCCTCTACAGATTTGCAAGGAAATCTTCCGAAAAGCGGGGTAAATGCAATGCAGGATAAGGGACAGAGCCTCGGAATGTTTACGGGTCATGCTGGGAAGGATAGGGGTTCTCAAGCTGTTAACGTTGTCGATGCCTCTCAGAGAAAGCAAATTTTGCTTCAGCAAGCTCTACCGCCGGGAGCACCTAGTAATATCCTG CATGGCCCTGCTTTCATTCTGCCTCTGAGCCAGCAGCAACAGGCAGCTGTAGCCACATCGGTTCGGCCAGTTTCTGTGAAGTCTCCTCCTCCTGGTGGGAATGCCAACGGCAGTGTGGCTTCAAATGCTTCAAATCCAGCCTCTGTTAGTACCTCACCCGCTGCAGCGATGAGTTTCAACTATTCGGGTGTGCCTGGCAATGAACCACAGTATTTAGCCATTTTGCAGAACAATGGATATACTTACCCAATTCCAGCACATGTAGGGGCGCCGCCTGCATATAGAGGAAGCCACGCTCATTCAATGCCGTTTTTCAACGGGTCGTTTTATTCTTCACAAATGCTTCATCCTTCGCAGCTTCAGCAGCAACCGCCACCTCAGTCTCACCCTAATCAACAGGGACCTCAAAATGCTAATACTGCCAATGGTTCCTCATCGTCTCAGAAGAACATGTCTAATCAGCAGCAGAGGCCACATGGGAGCAGTTTCAGTGGGAACTTTCAAGGCTTTCCTGCATCCAGAAATCAACCATCTCAATCACAGCACCCACAGCAGCAGCAAAACCACGCCTCTCATCAAACAAGGCAACATGAGTCTGAAATTGGCGGTGAAGATAGCCCGTCCACTGCTGATAGTCGAGTGAATCTTGCTAATCTGAGTGTCTACGGTCCAAATTTTCCAATGCCAATGCATACTCCTAATTTTGCTATGATGCCTCCTGCATCGATGGTGGCCGCAGGTGGGGCACCTATTGACAAGAAACAGCAGCCTCAACAACAGTCACAGGGTTCAAAAGGTCTGGAACAATCTCAAACTATTCCTTTGTCTTTTGCTCCCAACGGGGCGCCCAATGCTCCTGGGCTTGACCTTTCATCCTTATCACCAAATCATCCTATTTTTCAAAGTCTTCCTGAGATCACCAGGCAAGGGTATCATCAGATTATGGCCGCTGCCGCCGCTCAGGTTGCTCAGCAGAAAAAGAATTATCGTGTAgcagaagaaggaaaaaccaCACAttcatcggttggggaggatgagagaaaaaatatgTCTGTTAAGGCACCTCCAACTGTTGGTCAGTCCATTGCCTTCTCTAGAACTGATTTAGCTGAGACATTAATTTCCTCAATGCCAGCTGGGGCTGCTGTTGATAGCTCTGCAAGAACTCTCAAACTTGGTTCTACTGCTAGAGCTTCAGGTTCCGTTATGCCGTCTGGGATGAGCACTGTAAATATGTGTGGTTCCCAGCATCAACTACAGcgaaatcatcatcatcagcagcagcagcagcagcaacagatGATTCAGCTTCAAAAGCAGCAGCAATATGCAGCTGCTGCAGCTGCGGTAGCGAGGACGAAAACATCAGCAACAAATAATGGCAATGTTTATGCCGAGCACCCTCCTGCGTCTTCGATGGCTGCGAAGTTTCCTAATGcattgtcttctttttctcaaaatCTTGTCCCAAGTAACAGCAATAGTCCTGCTCAATCTCCTCAGTGGAAAAATTCTGTAAGAACCACTTCATCTCAGGTACCAACCCCCCCTCATTCTTCATCTAATACATCATCTATCAAAAATCTTCcccaacagcagcagcagcagggGCGTCCACAGCAAAACCACTCTCAGATTTCTTTTGGGGCGAGCTCAAAATCTACAGCACAATCACAAGGACAGCAACCTGCAAGCAGTAATCATCCGCAATCGCCCGGAATGATTGGCTCACCAACTAATTCTTCACTCTCAAAGGGTGCCGGTGGAAGCCCACGGACAGCTACTTCGGGTTCCATGAGTCACAAAGTTGGTCAATCATCTTCTTTATCATCACAGCAGACAAAGCATCCTACATCTATGCCCCCTCAGAAGTTATCTCCTGCTGGTGGGCGAAACGTTACATCAATTCTTGGCAATAATCAAATGACCTCTTCAAGTTCTGGAACTAAATTATCCCAACAGtcgcagcagcagcaacagcagcaacagcaacagcagcaacagcaacaacagcaacagcaacatTTGTCGAAGCAATCATTGCAGCAAGCCCAGGTGCTCTTCCCTTATATGCAGGCCCAAGTTTCCCATTCAAGTAGCAGTCCAACTGCTTCACCTTCAAGCGGTTATTATCCAAGGCGTCGTCCTGAGCAGCAATCACAATTGCAGGGCTCAGGAGGAACATCCTCAAATGGAATGCTATCCCTA
- the LOC111807464 gene encoding protein TIME FOR COFFEE-like isoform X5, with the protein MDRNREARRTTTNMAASNGLSRRRYRTSSLRDSPEDDGQLELQDTVRLRDRGSGKKDRDRDRDRDRDRDRERDRLSRSKRRRADRLIHGGSNREDGGEDSSEESVNDEEDEEDDDGGGGGGGGGASVRMLPPNPAAILSHRKTFPPAKSFRAAPSWKAADEMIGVSVPRKARSASTKRSHECWPAATGGGTVIEAINRQASTSPVRPSLTAMAATFQPPASPSSSNAPVRKKLKQTGPKLRPLKSSSKPSSTAQDEIEIEIAEVLYGMMRQPQGPPKQEPSTTDSMKFDSKSTTDAKSRVSSPISNSSDLPTPSILPQNSSSSVTPISTTAPKRKRPRPVKYDDENTATFSLRNSPISSRAKAEADQPPTNAEIPSSNVDKVSGSAGENVVSNESANSLALPESRPESMKVDATSAMPNSKPLTEESDGKDLGSSKEEPQSPLKESNGPRLEDKREDMTATKSNSSTFDAENQRDDKYKIDLMAPPPLRASPEREGEIDFVAVDAKPMVIDADTEMKPLINEDDKGTIRLGGAKEALNVESKAIPAEEADSKNPIACKDRNFDLQLDLVKTIDRDGPNKLHQHVQKQLPQPSSEKAGSAVQAGSLPLPMSLPGWPSGLPPMGYVAPLPGVVSVDGSALPAAAMQPPNFLFPQPRPKRCATHFYIARNILYHQQIARMNPFWPAAAGSASLFGAKHGNLSIVPSTDLQGNLPKSGVNAMQDKGQSLGMFTGHAGKDRGSQAVNVVDASQRKQILLQQALPPGAPSNILHGPAFILPLSQQQQAAVATSVRPVSVKSPPPGGNANGSVASNASNPASVSTSPAAAMSFNYSGVPGNEPQYLAILQNNGYTYPIPAHVGAPPAYRGSHAHSMPFFNGSFYSSQMLHPSQLQQQPPPQSHPNQQGPQNANTANGSSSSQKNMSNQQQRPHGSSFSGNFQGFPASRNQPSQSQHPQQQQNHASHQTRQHESEIGGEDSPSTADSRVNLANLSVYGPNFPMPMHTPNFAMMPPASMVAAGGAPIDKKQQPQQQSQGSKGLEQSQTIPLSFAPNGAPNAPGLDLSSLSPNHPIFQSLPEITRQGYHQIMAAAAAQVAQQKKNYRVAEEGKTTHSSVGEDERKNMSVKAPPTVGQSIAFSRTDLAETLISSMPAGAAVDSSARTLKLGSTARASGSVMPSGMSTVNMCGSQHQLQRNHHHQQQQQQQQMIQLQKQQQYAAAAAAVARTKTSATNNGNVYAEHPPASSMAAKFPNALSSFSQNLVPSNSNSPAQSPQWKNSQQQQGRPQQNHSQISFGASSKSTAQSQGQQPASSNHPQSPGMIGSPTNSSLSKGAGGSPRTATSGSMSHKVGQSSSLSSQQTKHPTSMPPQKLSPAGGRNVTSILGNNQMTSSSSGTKLSQQSQQQQQQQQQQQQQQQQQQQHLSKQSLQQAQVLFPYMQAQVSHSSSSPTASPSSGYYPRRRPEQQSQLQGSGGTSSNGMLSLCHPVTHGGNSTTDPAKAVAAAAAGTANNMKGGSLSTQAILHPAQFAAAQSSGNPHQLVPAGFPYVHTAAVQVKSTEQKQPAGG; encoded by the exons ATGGATAGGAACAGAGAAGCTAGAAGGACGACGACGAACATGGCGGCCTCCAACGGGCTCTCTAGACGGAGATACAGGACTAGTAGTCTCCGTGACTCTCCAG AGGATGATGGACAGTTGGAGTTACAGGATACCGTAAGATTAAGAGATCGAGGTAGCGGGAAGAAAGATCGAGATCGAGATAGGGATAGAGACAGAGATCGGGACCGTGAAAGAGATCGGCTAAGTAGGAGCAAGAGGAGGAGAGCCGATAGATTGATTCATGGTGGTAGCAATAGGGAAGATGGAGGTGAAGATAGTTCTGAGGAGAGTGTAAATGacgaagaggatgaagaagacgacgatggcggcggtggtggtggtggtggtggagcgTCCGTCAGAATGCTTCCGCCAAATCCGGCGGCGATCTTGAGCCATCGGAAGACTTTTCCACCGGCGAAGAGTTTCAGAGCAGCACCATCGTGGAAAGCAGCCGATGAAATGATTGGTGTGTCGGTGCCGAGAAAAGCCCGGTCAG CCTCGACGAAACGGTCTCATGAATGTTGGCCAGCAGCGACGGGCGGCGGAACGGTTATAGAGGCCATTAACCGGCAGGCTTCAACATCGCCAGTGAGGCCAAGTCTTACAGCAATGGCGGCGACGTTTCAGCCTCCAGCCTCGCCTTCTTCTTCCAATGCTCCGGTGAGGAAGAAGCTG AAGCAAACCGGACCTAAACTCCGGCCGCTCAAATCCTCCTCAAAACCATCATCCACGGCTCAAGACGAGATCGAGATCGAGATTGCTGAAGTCTTGTACGGTATGATGAGACAGCCTCAAGGTCCTCCCAAACAAGAACCCTCTACCACTGATTCCATGAAGTTCGATTCCAAATCAACCACTGATGCCAAATCCAGAGTTTCATCGCCGATTTCCAACTCTTCTGATTTGCCTACCCCTTCCATTTTGCCTCAAAATTCCAGTTCTTCTGTCACTCCGATATCAACCACAG CACCCAAGAGGAAAAGACCGCGTCCTGTGAAGTACGACGACGAGAACACCGCCACCTTCAGCCTTCGGAATAGCCCCATTTCATCAAGAGCCAAAGCTGAGGCCGATCAGCCGCCTACCAACGCCGAGATCCCTTCATCAAATGTGGACAAAGTTTCAGGATCTGCAGGTGAAAATGTAGTTTCAAATGAATCTGCTAATTCTCTGGCTTTACCGGAGTCCCGTCCAGAATCTATGAAGGTGGACGCAACCAGTGCCATGCCCAATTCCAAGCCATTGACTGAAGAATCAGACGGCAAAGATTTGGGTTCTAGCAAGGAAGAACCCCAATCTCCCCTGAAGGAATCAAATGGCCCTAGATTAGAAGATAAGCGAGAGGATATGACAGCGACTAAATc AAATTCATCAACATTCGATGCTGAGAACCAGCGGGATGATAAGTACAAGATAGATCTAATG GCTCCTCCACCATTACGAGCTTCTCCGGAAAGAGAGGGTGAGATTGATTTTGTGGCCGTAGATGCTAAACCTATGGTCATAGATGCAGACACG GAAATGAAGCCTCTGATAAATGAAGACGACAAAGGAACAATCAGACTTGGGGGGGCTAAAGAGGCGCTGAACGTGGAGTCGAAGGCTATACCAGCTGAAGAAGCTGATTCAAAGAATCCCATTGCTTGCAAAGATAGGAATTTTGACCTTCAGCTTGATTTAGTTAAGACGATTGATAGAGATGGCCCCAACAAGCTCCACCAGCATGTGCAGAAACAGCTGCCGCAACCCAGCTCGGAAAAGGCTGGATCTGCCG TACAAGCGGGCTCTCTTCCTTTGCCCATGTCTCTACCTGGCTGGCCAAGTGGGCTGCCTCCTATGGG ATATGTGGCACCACTACCAGGAGTTGTGTCTGTGGATGGAAGCGCTTTGCCTGCTGCTGCCATGCAG CCgccaaatttcctttttcctcaacCTCGGCCGAAGAGGTGTGCTACGCACTTCTACATTGCTCGGAATATATTGTATCATCAACAAATTGCGAGGATGAATCCATTCTGGCCAGCAGCCGCAGGTTCTGCTTCCTTGTTTGGGGCCAAGCATGGTAATCTCAGCATCGTGCCCTCTACAGATTTGCAAGGAAATCTTCCGAAAAGCGGGGTAAATGCAATGCAGGATAAGGGACAGAGCCTCGGAATGTTTACGGGTCATGCTGGGAAGGATAGGGGTTCTCAAGCTGTTAACGTTGTCGATGCCTCTCAGAGAAAGCAAATTTTGCTTCAGCAAGCTCTACCGCCGGGAGCACCTAGTAATATCCTG CATGGCCCTGCTTTCATTCTGCCTCTGAGCCAGCAGCAACAGGCAGCTGTAGCCACATCGGTTCGGCCAGTTTCTGTGAAGTCTCCTCCTCCTGGTGGGAATGCCAACGGCAGTGTGGCTTCAAATGCTTCAAATCCAGCCTCTGTTAGTACCTCACCCGCTGCAGCGATGAGTTTCAACTATTCGGGTGTGCCTGGCAATGAACCACAGTATTTAGCCATTTTGCAGAACAATGGATATACTTACCCAATTCCAGCACATGTAGGGGCGCCGCCTGCATATAGAGGAAGCCACGCTCATTCAATGCCGTTTTTCAACGGGTCGTTTTATTCTTCACAAATGCTTCATCCTTCGCAGCTTCAGCAGCAACCGCCACCTCAGTCTCACCCTAATCAACAGGGACCTCAAAATGCTAATACTGCCAATGGTTCCTCATCGTCTCAGAAGAACATGTCTAATCAGCAGCAGAGGCCACATGGGAGCAGTTTCAGTGGGAACTTTCAAGGCTTTCCTGCATCCAGAAATCAACCATCTCAATCACAGCACCCACAGCAGCAGCAAAACCACGCCTCTCATCAAACAAGGCAACATGAGTCTGAAATTGGCGGTGAAGATAGCCCGTCCACTGCTGATAGTCGAGTGAATCTTGCTAATCTGAGTGTCTACGGTCCAAATTTTCCAATGCCAATGCATACTCCTAATTTTGCTATGATGCCTCCTGCATCGATGGTGGCCGCAGGTGGGGCACCTATTGACAAGAAACAGCAGCCTCAACAACAGTCACAGGGTTCAAAAGGTCTGGAACAATCTCAAACTATTCCTTTGTCTTTTGCTCCCAACGGGGCGCCCAATGCTCCTGGGCTTGACCTTTCATCCTTATCACCAAATCATCCTATTTTTCAAAGTCTTCCTGAGATCACCAGGCAAGGGTATCATCAGATTATGGCCGCTGCCGCCGCTCAGGTTGCTCAGCAGAAAAAGAATTATCGTGTAgcagaagaaggaaaaaccaCACAttcatcggttggggaggatgagagaaaaaatatgTCTGTTAAGGCACCTCCAACTGTTGGTCAGTCCATTGCCTTCTCTAGAACTGATTTAGCTGAGACATTAATTTCCTCAATGCCAGCTGGGGCTGCTGTTGATAGCTCTGCAAGAACTCTCAAACTTGGTTCTACTGCTAGAGCTTCAGGTTCCGTTATGCCGTCTGGGATGAGCACTGTAAATATGTGTGGTTCCCAGCATCAACTACAGcgaaatcatcatcatcagcagcagcagcagcagcaacagatGATTCAGCTTCAAAAGCAGCAGCAATATGCAGCTGCTGCAGCTGCGGTAGCGAGGACGAAAACATCAGCAACAAATAATGGCAATGTTTATGCCGAGCACCCTCCTGCGTCTTCGATGGCTGCGAAGTTTCCTAATGcattgtcttctttttctcaaaatCTTGTCCCAAGTAACAGCAATAGTCCTGCTCAATCTCCTCAGTGGAAAAATTCT cagcagcagcagggGCGTCCACAGCAAAACCACTCTCAGATTTCTTTTGGGGCGAGCTCAAAATCTACAGCACAATCACAAGGACAGCAACCTGCAAGCAGTAATCATCCGCAATCGCCCGGAATGATTGGCTCACCAACTAATTCTTCACTCTCAAAGGGTGCCGGTGGAAGCCCACGGACAGCTACTTCGGGTTCCATGAGTCACAAAGTTGGTCAATCATCTTCTTTATCATCACAGCAGACAAAGCATCCTACATCTATGCCCCCTCAGAAGTTATCTCCTGCTGGTGGGCGAAACGTTACATCAATTCTTGGCAATAATCAAATGACCTCTTCAAGTTCTGGAACTAAATTATCCCAACAGtcgcagcagcagcaacagcagcaacagcaacagcagcaacagcaacaacagcaacagcaacatTTGTCGAAGCAATCATTGCAGCAAGCCCAGGTGCTCTTCCCTTATATGCAGGCCCAAGTTTCCCATTCAAGTAGCAGTCCAACTGCTTCACCTTCAAGCGGTTATTATCCAAGGCGTCGTCCTGAGCAGCAATCACAATTGCAGGGCTCAGGAGGAACATCCTCAAATGGAATGCTATCCCTA